The genomic DNA GAACGGCTGGCGCGCGCGTTCGGCGAGTGGTTCGACTACATGGCCGACGACCACAGAGGCTGCTTCCTCACCTCGGTCGCCACCGAGTTCGATGACCGCCCCGGCCCGGTCAGGGACGCCGTCATCGCCGCTCTGTCCCGATGGTCGGCCTACGTCCTGGACGAGCTCGGCGCAGCCGTCGACTCCGGCGAGCTTCCCCGCGACACCGATCCCGCCCAGCTCGCCTTCGAGCTCAACGGCGTCGCCCTGGCCACCGCGCAGGCCGTACAACTGCACCACGACCCGCTGGCCGCCACCCGCGCCCGCCGCGCGCTGGCCCGCCTCCTGCCCCCGTAGGTCCTCCGCCCGGGTCGCGACTTCGTGCACGGTGCCCGACGAGCGCACCCGCAGGTTCGAGCCGTCGGGGTAGGCGGCCCGCGCCGCGGCGGCGATCGCGGGCTGCCCGGGGTACTACCAGGCTTGTCCCTCCGGCAGGTCGCCCAGGCCCGGGGCGGACAGGTGCAGTACCTCGTAGCGCTCGGTCGCGTCCTCGTCCGGCGCGGACGTGTCCGCCCACAACACGAACCGCAGCAACTGCCAGAGGTGGGGGTCGACGGCCAGTGCGGCGGTGTGCACGCCGTCATGGCGGGAGAGCCGTTGCAGCTGTTCGGCCTCCCGCGCGAGCAGCGCGGACAGGCCCACGCCGGTGCCGTCCGGGTCCGCGTCGGAAGGCACAGGGGTGAGGCGGCGCGAGGCTGCCCTGGGAGGAGCCGTACGGGCGGGGCCGGCGTGGCAGGCGATGCCTGTCCAGTGGTGGACGATGGGGCGGCCGAAGTCCCGGATGATGTTCTGGAATCCGCCGCCTCCGACGAGGAAGTGGGCCATCGGGCCGGTGCCGTTCCACAGGTAGAAGGGGGCGTACTGGTTGACCGGCGAGCCGTCGACGCCGCGTTCGCGGATGACATACGCCTTCAGGCCCAGTCCGGCGCGGTCGTCGAGGACGTGGCCACCATCGGCCACTCGCTTGCGGATGATCTTCATGTCGTAGTCGGCGGGCAGGGTGATCTCGTATTGCGTGGCGTGCACGAAGGGTGCTGCCTTTCCCGGTGAATGGTCAGTGGGACAGAGAGCCGGTGGAGTGTTCGGCCTCGGTGTTTCCACAGCAGTTCGCGAGTGCTTGCGATGAGACGTTCCGCAGTGCTTATGAGATGACTATACATACTAGTAGGTACAGTCATCTCCTGAGGCTTTCCGGGCAACTGTGGACCCTCACGGACAGGGGCGGTTGCCAGGGTTTCGCGCTCCGGCGGCCGTCGATCCCGTTCCCGCAGGTCGCCGTGCGTAGCAGCCTCGCAAAACAGGCATGTTGTGCGAGACGGTTCTGAGAGAGCTTCGGTCAGGGTGATATGCCGGGCGTTTCACCCTGAGGCGCGGCCGCGCACGCCCATGCGGACCGCCAGACGACCTCACCGTCGACCCGGCCGTCGGTCGGGACGAGACCGATCCGGCGGGCCACCGCCGAGGAGGCCGCGTGATCGGGGTGGACCGTCGCGACGAGGGAGTCCACGCCGTGTTCCCCGAGCCAGCCGGTGAGGGCGAGCGCGGCCTCACCGGCGATGCCCCGGCCCTGCCAGGGGGTGCCGACCACCCAGGCCAGCGCCGCCCGGCCGGAGGTCACGGTGGCCTGGACGTAGCCGACCAGGCGGTTCGGACCGTCCAGGCGGATCACCCAGTTGAGCCAGGCGTCGTCACCGCCGGCCGGCGGCCCGGCGACCATGCGGGTGTAACGGTCGCGGAGCTGCTCGGCGGTCGCGGGGGAGCCTCCGATGAATGTGTGGAGAGCCGGGTCGCTGAGCGCTTCGGCCATCTCGGCGGCGTGCTCCACGGCCAGCGGTTCGAGCATCAGCCGTGGGGTCCTGATCGGTTCGGCGTCCATGGCGGGCAGCATCCCACGATCAGGCGCGGGTGACGGCCTGGTCGACGGTGCCGGGCGCCAGGACGTGCTCGATGACCATGACGGCCGCGCCGATCACCCCCGCGCGGTCGCCGAGCTCGCTGGCGGTGATCGTCAGGTGCTGGGTGGCGAGAGGGAGGGATCGGCTGTAGATGACCTCGCGTAGGCCGGCGAGGATCTGCTCGCCGGCCTCCGCGATGTCGCCGCCGACCACGATCACCGAGGGGTTGAAGAAGTTCACGATCGACGCGAGGACGTCGCCGACCTCGCGGCCGGACTGGCGGATGAGCTGGACGGCCTGGGTGTTGCCGCTGCGCACCAGGCGCACCACGTCGCGGCTGTCGAAGGCCTCCACCCCGGCGGCGGACAGCCGGGCGGACACGGCGGCGCCACTGGCGACGGCCTCCAGGCAGCCGAGGTTGCCGCAGCGGCAGACGGTGTCGACGGCCGAGGCCACCTGGATGTGGCCGATGTCGCCGGCCGCGCCCTGGGCGCCGCGGTGCAGGTGGCGGTCGCTGATGATGCCGCAGCCGATGCCGGTGCCGATCTTGACGAAGATGAGGTGGTCGGCCTCGGGGCGGGCGGCCCAGTGCTCGCCGAGGGCCATGATGTTCACGTCGTTGTCGACGAGCACGGGTGCGCCGAAGCGCTCGCCGAGCCACTCGGGGACGGGAAAACCGTCCCAGCCCGGCATTATCGGCGGATTGACCGGCCGGCCCGAGCTGTGCTCGACCGGACCGGGCAGGCCGACGCCGATGCCGCAGACCTCTGCCACGGTGTGCCCGGTCTCGACGAGCATGTCCTCGAAGGTGTGCTGGAGCCAGGTGAGCGTCTCCACGGGGCCGCGGTCTATCGACACCTCGTCCGCCCGCTCGGCCAGCACCTCGGTGCCCAGGTCGGTGATCGCCACCCGGGCGTGGGTGGCGCCGAGGTCGGCGGCCAGGACGATACGGGCGGTGCGGTTGAAGGTGAAGGCGACGGCGGGGCGGCCTCCCGAGGAGATGGCCTCCTCGGTCGGGACGATCCACTGCTGGCTCAGCAGCGCGTCGAGCCGCTGTCCGAGGGTGGACCGTGCCAGCCCGGTCAGCTGCACCAGTTCGGCCCGGGTCCGGGCCTGACCGTCACGCAGGATCGTCAGAAGCGCCCCCGCGCCGGCGATTGAACCGTTCGCTTCCCTCAACATGCGCACAGTCAACACTCCTCGTTTACACCGCGTCAAAGCAGCTTACGCTTGCCCATGTCTCCATTATGGCTAGATATCATTGACTTTTGCTTGACCATCGCCATAAGTTCGCATGGCTTCCTGCGATACGGGGGCAATCGGCCGGTGGCCGGCGGATGCGCTCCAGGCAAGTGGAGCCGCTCCACGGAAGAACCTCTTGAGATCCGATCAATATCCTGTTTTTCGGCGGACGGCTTGCCGGTCGCCCTTCCTGCCGATTGAATGATCGGACCAATCGCCCAGGGAGAGCCATGATCGACG from Streptosporangium sp. NBC_01756 includes the following:
- a CDS encoding GNAT family N-acetyltransferase, yielding MDAEPIRTPRLMLEPLAVEHAAEMAEALSDPALHTFIGGSPATAEQLRDRYTRMVAGPPAGGDDAWLNWVIRLDGPNRLVGYVQATVTSGRAALAWVVGTPWQGRGIAGEAALALTGWLGEHGVDSLVATVHPDHAASSAVARRIGLVPTDGRVDGEVVWRSAWACAAAPQGETPGISP
- a CDS encoding ROK family protein — encoded protein: MLREANGSIAGAGALLTILRDGQARTRAELVQLTGLARSTLGQRLDALLSQQWIVPTEEAISSGGRPAVAFTFNRTARIVLAADLGATHARVAITDLGTEVLAERADEVSIDRGPVETLTWLQHTFEDMLVETGHTVAEVCGIGVGLPGPVEHSSGRPVNPPIMPGWDGFPVPEWLGERFGAPVLVDNDVNIMALGEHWAARPEADHLIFVKIGTGIGCGIISDRHLHRGAQGAAGDIGHIQVASAVDTVCRCGNLGCLEAVASGAAVSARLSAAGVEAFDSRDVVRLVRSGNTQAVQLIRQSGREVGDVLASIVNFFNPSVIVVGGDIAEAGEQILAGLREVIYSRSLPLATQHLTITASELGDRAGVIGAAVMVIEHVLAPGTVDQAVTRA
- a CDS encoding TetR/AcrR family transcriptional regulator, which encodes MSPRKSVVETAATRTRIIECALAAASADGLEGVTIGRLAGELDMSKAGVIGHFGTKEALQLAVLDAAVDRFVRRVPAQVMGAQPGTERLARAFGEWFDYMADDHRGCFLTSVATEFDDRPGPVRDAVIAALSRWSAYVLDELGAAVDSGELPRDTDPAQLAFELNGVALATAQAVQLHHDPLAATRARRALARLLPP
- a CDS encoding DUF4865 family protein yields the protein MHATQYEITLPADYDMKIIRKRVADGGHVLDDRAGLGLKAYVIRERGVDGSPVNQYAPFYLWNGTGPMAHFLVGGGGFQNIIRDFGRPIVHHWTGIACHAGPARTAPPRAASRRLTPVPSDADPDGTGVGLSALLAREAEQLQRLSRHDGVHTAALAVDPHLWQLLRFVLWADTSAPDEDATERYEVLHLSAPGLGDLPEGQAW